A genomic region of Paralichthys olivaceus isolate ysfri-2021 chromosome 18, ASM2471397v2, whole genome shotgun sequence contains the following coding sequences:
- the lrsam1 gene encoding E3 ubiquitin-protein ligase LRSAM1 isoform X2: MPLFFKKRKPSDDSQKRLEYQLCRSKEAGADDILDISACELSEVPSSAFSICKVLQKKVFIIHNNELKSLQPKGCDISALSTLKVLDLHENKIVSLPEDIGKLTSLQILNVAKNRLKVLPDSLGDLQLLQTLNLKGNCLSELPSSVGSLRSLRSLDLSENNIVQLPKPLAYIRTLESFTLDAAMMTYPPASVCTEGTESIQRFLCTELGEEYCPPSQYLLPVLENDCAKQNCDQWDGLEEAWKNKFSDYEKRKEQKQQEKLAFEQHLVERQKEHTQLVLMNTSRKENILNSVRQEQERLEQGVSLQQRAQEAERLLVLEKVRQAEDGISNRISNMLMDNQRQKKSTEFLQAMEEDRIRMEHLTAITQEEATSLRKREVAVAMQKMLSYSCAMNLLQEASDFRRRSLVSEANRSMENLDKKFDKMLSLQALDKSKAIAHILQEEEMQKAAFQALQLQKDAVHGYIRSQIKLIEGELMQLTKLEIKRRNLDAENLQEVLVEQRTALSDLLQQLLKQRDQREQELRQILAELEQKCESNQQNYWMIQYQRLLDAKPMSLRMQEAGIEKELVNLLCKLSAQHYLPILAHHRVTTEALRHMSSSDLKKLGITELGIQKALLNWAKEHQPEGACKAVPQDEAAEVIPTAPSPSSPPPFPNTSAAQIPSPPLTPGTPVTPAGPSPVGGPGSSECVVCMETESQVIFLPCGHVCCCQLCSNALQNCPLCRSNISQQVRLYHS, translated from the exons ATGCCTCTGTTCTTCAAGAAGAGGAAGCCCAGCGATGACTCCCAAAAGAGACTGGAATATCAGCTGTGCCGG TCTAAGGAGGCGGGTGCTGATGACATCCTGGATATCTCAGCTTGTGAGCTCTCAGAG GTTCCCTCAAGTGCCTTTTCCATTTGCAAGGTTCTACAGAAGAAG GTCTTTATCATCCACAACAATGAGCTGAAGTCCCTGCAGCCCAAAGGATGTGACATCAGTGCCCTGTCCACTTTAAAG GTTTTGGATCTGCATGAAAATAAGATCGTCTCGCTCCCAGAAGACATTGGGAAGCTGACATCACTGCAG ATTCTGAATGTGGCGAAGAATCGTTTAAAGGTGTTGCCAGATTCCCTTGGGGacctgcagcttctgcagacaCTCAATTTGAAGG GTAACTGTCTCAGTGAGCTGCCGTCATCAGTTGGCTCTTTGAGGAGCCTGCGCTCCCTGGACCTGAGTGAAAACAACATTGTCCAGCTCCCCAAACCTCTGGCCTACATCCGCACGCTAGAG AGCTTTACACTTGATGCTGCCATGATGACCTACCCACCTGCATCTGTGTGCACAGAAGGCACAGAGAGCATTCAACGGTTCCTATGCACAG AGCTGGGAGAGGAGTACTGCCCACCATCCCAGTATCTCCTGCCAGTGCTGGAGAATGACTGTGCCAAACAGAACTGTGACCAGTGGGATGGTTTGGAGGAGGCCTGGAAG AACAAATTCAGTGACTATGAGAAGAGAAAG gagcagaagcagcaggagaagctggCCTTTGAGCAGCACCTCGTGGAGAGGCAGAAGGAACACACCCAGCTTGTGCTCATGAACACCTCCCGCAAGGAGAACATCCTCAACTCAGTTCGACAG GAGCAGGAGCGTTTGGAGCAGGGAGTCAGCCTACAGCAGAGGGCTCAGGAGGCCGAGAGGCTGCTTGTGCTGGAAAAAGTGAGACAAGCTGAAGACGGCATTAGCAACCGTATCAGCAACATGCTGATGGACAACCAGCG GCAGAAAAAGAGCACTGAGTTTCTTCAAGCCATGGAGGAGGATCG GATCCGTATGGAGCATCTCACTGCCATCACACAGGAAGAGGCCACTTCACTGAGGAAGAGGGAGGTGGCGG tGGCCATGCAAAAGATGCTGTCATACAGCTGTGCTATGAACCTCCTTCAGGAAGCCAGCGACTTTCGCAGACGGAGCCTGGTCTCTGAGGCCAACAGgag TATGGAGAATTTGGACAAGAAATTCGATAAGATGCTCTCCCTCCAAGCTTTGGACAAATCTAAAGCCATTGCCCACATCTTGCAAGAG gaggagatgcAGAAAGCTGCGTTCCAGGCATTGCAGCTGCAGAAAGATGCTGTACACGGCTACATCCGCAGCCAG ATCAAGCTCATAGAGGGTGAATTGATGCAACTGACTAAACTTGAAATTAAAAGACGCAACCTGGATGCTGAGAACCTGCAG GAGGTTCTGGTGGAGCAGCGCACAGCTCTCAGTGATttgttgcagcagctgctgaagcAGAGGGACCAGAGAGAGCAGGAGCTGCGGCAGATTCTG GCGGAGCTGGAGCAGAAGTGTGAGTCCAACCAGCAGAACTACTGGATGATCCAGTATCAGAGGCTGCTGGATGCCAAGCCAATGTCACTGCGAATGCAG GAAGCGGGCATTGAGAAAGAGCTGGTGAACCTGTTGTGTAAACTGTCGGCTCAACATTACCTGCCCATCCTGGCTCACCATCGAGTGACAACTGAGGCCCTTCGCCACATGAGCTCCTCTGACCTCAAGAAG CTTGGCATTACTGAGTTAGGAATCCAGAAAGCTCTTCTGAACTGGGCCAAGGAACACCAACCGGAAG GAGCTTGTAAGGCGGTCCCTCAGGATGAGGCAGCAGAAGTCATCCCCACAGCTccatctccttcctcccctcctccttttcccaATACATCAGCTGCCCAGATCCCCAGCCCACCACTCACCCCAGGAACCCCTGTCACTCCTGCAGGGCCCAGCCCCGTGGGGGGTC
- the lrsam1 gene encoding E3 ubiquitin-protein ligase LRSAM1 isoform X1, with the protein MPLFFKKRKPSDDSQKRLEYQLCRSKEAGADDILDISACELSEVPSSAFSICKVLQKKVFIIHNNELKSLQPKGCDISALSTLKVLDLHENKIVSLPEDIGKLTSLQILNVAKNRLKVLPDSLGDLQLLQTLNLKGNCLSELPSSVGSLRSLRSLDLSENNIVQLPKPLAYIRTLESFTLDAAMMTYPPASVCTEGTESIQRFLCTELGEEYCPPSQYLLPVLENDCAKQNCDQWDGLEEAWKNKFSDYEKRKEQKQQEKLAFEQHLVERQKEHTQLVLMNTSRKENILNSVRQEQERLEQGVSLQQRAQEAERLLVLEKVRQAEDGISNRISNMLMDNQRQKKSTEFLQAMEEDRIRMEHLTAITQEEATSLRKREVAVAMQKMLSYSCAMNLLQEASDFRRRSLVSEANRSMENLDKKFDKMLSLQALDKSKAIAHILQEEEMQKAAFQALQLQKDAVHGYIRSQIKLIEGELMQLTKLEIKRRNLDAENLQEVLVEQRTALSDLLQQLLKQRDQREQELRQILAELEQKCESNQQNYWMIQYQRLLDAKPMSLRMQEAGIEKELVNLLCKLSAQHYLPILAHHRVTTEALRHMSSSDLKKLGITELGIQKALLNWAKEHQPEAGACKAVPQDEAAEVIPTAPSPSSPPPFPNTSAAQIPSPPLTPGTPVTPAGPSPVGGPGSSECVVCMETESQVIFLPCGHVCCCQLCSNALQNCPLCRSNISQQVRLYHS; encoded by the exons ATGCCTCTGTTCTTCAAGAAGAGGAAGCCCAGCGATGACTCCCAAAAGAGACTGGAATATCAGCTGTGCCGG TCTAAGGAGGCGGGTGCTGATGACATCCTGGATATCTCAGCTTGTGAGCTCTCAGAG GTTCCCTCAAGTGCCTTTTCCATTTGCAAGGTTCTACAGAAGAAG GTCTTTATCATCCACAACAATGAGCTGAAGTCCCTGCAGCCCAAAGGATGTGACATCAGTGCCCTGTCCACTTTAAAG GTTTTGGATCTGCATGAAAATAAGATCGTCTCGCTCCCAGAAGACATTGGGAAGCTGACATCACTGCAG ATTCTGAATGTGGCGAAGAATCGTTTAAAGGTGTTGCCAGATTCCCTTGGGGacctgcagcttctgcagacaCTCAATTTGAAGG GTAACTGTCTCAGTGAGCTGCCGTCATCAGTTGGCTCTTTGAGGAGCCTGCGCTCCCTGGACCTGAGTGAAAACAACATTGTCCAGCTCCCCAAACCTCTGGCCTACATCCGCACGCTAGAG AGCTTTACACTTGATGCTGCCATGATGACCTACCCACCTGCATCTGTGTGCACAGAAGGCACAGAGAGCATTCAACGGTTCCTATGCACAG AGCTGGGAGAGGAGTACTGCCCACCATCCCAGTATCTCCTGCCAGTGCTGGAGAATGACTGTGCCAAACAGAACTGTGACCAGTGGGATGGTTTGGAGGAGGCCTGGAAG AACAAATTCAGTGACTATGAGAAGAGAAAG gagcagaagcagcaggagaagctggCCTTTGAGCAGCACCTCGTGGAGAGGCAGAAGGAACACACCCAGCTTGTGCTCATGAACACCTCCCGCAAGGAGAACATCCTCAACTCAGTTCGACAG GAGCAGGAGCGTTTGGAGCAGGGAGTCAGCCTACAGCAGAGGGCTCAGGAGGCCGAGAGGCTGCTTGTGCTGGAAAAAGTGAGACAAGCTGAAGACGGCATTAGCAACCGTATCAGCAACATGCTGATGGACAACCAGCG GCAGAAAAAGAGCACTGAGTTTCTTCAAGCCATGGAGGAGGATCG GATCCGTATGGAGCATCTCACTGCCATCACACAGGAAGAGGCCACTTCACTGAGGAAGAGGGAGGTGGCGG tGGCCATGCAAAAGATGCTGTCATACAGCTGTGCTATGAACCTCCTTCAGGAAGCCAGCGACTTTCGCAGACGGAGCCTGGTCTCTGAGGCCAACAGgag TATGGAGAATTTGGACAAGAAATTCGATAAGATGCTCTCCCTCCAAGCTTTGGACAAATCTAAAGCCATTGCCCACATCTTGCAAGAG gaggagatgcAGAAAGCTGCGTTCCAGGCATTGCAGCTGCAGAAAGATGCTGTACACGGCTACATCCGCAGCCAG ATCAAGCTCATAGAGGGTGAATTGATGCAACTGACTAAACTTGAAATTAAAAGACGCAACCTGGATGCTGAGAACCTGCAG GAGGTTCTGGTGGAGCAGCGCACAGCTCTCAGTGATttgttgcagcagctgctgaagcAGAGGGACCAGAGAGAGCAGGAGCTGCGGCAGATTCTG GCGGAGCTGGAGCAGAAGTGTGAGTCCAACCAGCAGAACTACTGGATGATCCAGTATCAGAGGCTGCTGGATGCCAAGCCAATGTCACTGCGAATGCAG GAAGCGGGCATTGAGAAAGAGCTGGTGAACCTGTTGTGTAAACTGTCGGCTCAACATTACCTGCCCATCCTGGCTCACCATCGAGTGACAACTGAGGCCCTTCGCCACATGAGCTCCTCTGACCTCAAGAAG CTTGGCATTACTGAGTTAGGAATCCAGAAAGCTCTTCTGAACTGGGCCAAGGAACACCAACCGGAAG CAGGAGCTTGTAAGGCGGTCCCTCAGGATGAGGCAGCAGAAGTCATCCCCACAGCTccatctccttcctcccctcctccttttcccaATACATCAGCTGCCCAGATCCCCAGCCCACCACTCACCCCAGGAACCCCTGTCACTCCTGCAGGGCCCAGCCCCGTGGGGGGTC